From a single Pleurodeles waltl isolate 20211129_DDA chromosome 8, aPleWal1.hap1.20221129, whole genome shotgun sequence genomic region:
- the FILIP1L gene encoding filamin A-interacting protein 1-like isoform X2 has translation MVVDEQQRLTEQVKQQAQKIQELTATAEQAHEKLNIAEVRAQDDEQKASRLEIELQMLATKHHQEQEVMMAKLTNEDSQNRQLRLKLAALSRQIDELEETNKTLRKAEEELQDLRDKMNKGECGNSSLIAEVEELRKRVLEMEGKDEELIKMEDQCKELNKKLDKEAAQSKNLKVEVEKLNKRITDLEKLEDAFSKSKQECHQLKCNIEKEKAITKQMLNEIESLKVRVRELEAIEAKLEKTEFTLKEDLTKLKTLTVMLVDERKTMTEKIKQTEDKFHVATAQLQAEQNKVTAVTEKLIEESKKVLKSENDQQDKIYSVTKEKDDLKSKLNAEQSRANDLLSNFNMLKKRVQALEAIEKEFLKSKLKQENTKSSAAVNLENNKIKELSQEVERLKHTLKTMKAVEDDLMKTEDEFESLEQRYLNEQHKAKCLSEELEEVKRELVKYKRAENSDCNQDQLLFKKLKEEEAKSGHLSREIDALKEKIHEYMSTEEKICRLEGDHSNLQKKLTQQENRNRELAREMESLSKELERYRRFSKSLRPSLNGRGISDLQVFSKEVQTDPADNKPPDYKTLVPLEKAVINGQLYEESDTEDEDTTDEEQPLPYKCNSSMTNPANRKLWMPWMKSRESQSQNEKFNKKQNGNYVQPGDLVLSHTPGQPLHIKVTPDHGQNTATLEITSPTAENTHSYTSTAVIPNCGTPKQRITIFQNGSLTPIKPKVVDGYKNQEQVRPPLSRSCSTRTRTPDSCGSITPERTMSPFQVLAVTGSPEQVFSPEPMETGGSHTVFRVSPERQTGWQFQRSNSYGSTPSVITTEDNKIHIHLGRPISPCSPVPDNKTATLSNGMPSRSPNKITSSITITPTATPLPRQSQITVSNIYK, from the coding sequence ATGGTTGTAGATGAACAACAAAGGCTCACAGAACAAGTGAAACAACAAGCCCAGAAAATTCAAGAGTTAACCGCCACTGCTGAGCAAGCTCACGAGAAGCTCAATATTGCTGAAGTAAGAGCTCAGGACGATGAGCAGAAGGCTAGCAGGCTTGAGATTGAACTGCAGATGCTAGCTACTAAACACCACCAAGAACAGGAAGTAATGATGGCAAAGTTAACAAATGAAGATAGTCAGAATCGTCAACTCCGCTTAAAATTAGCAGCACTCAGTCGCCAAATTGATGAACTAGAAGAGACCAACAAGACCTTACGAAAAGCTGAGGAAGAACTGCAAGATCTCAGGGACAAAATGAACAAAGGTGAATGTGGCAATTCCAGCCTCATTGCTGAAGTGGAGGAATTAAGAAAACGAGTATTGGAAATGGAAGGTAAAGATGAAGAACTGATCAAAATGGAGGACCAATGCAAGGAGTTGAATAAAAAATTAGATAAAGAAGCAGCACAGAGCAAGAACCTTAAAGTAGAGGTTGAAAAGCTCAACAAAAGAATCACAGATTTGGAAAAATTAGAAGATGCTTTCAGTAAAAGCAAGCAAGAATGCCATCAACTGAAGTgcaacatagaaaaagaaaaagcaatcACAAAGCAGATGCTAAACGAGATTGAAAGTTTAAAGGTCAGGGTCAGAGAATTAGAGGCTATAGAGGCAAAGTTAGAAAAAACTGAGTTTACTCTTAAAGAGGATTTAACAAAGCTAAAAACGTTAACAGTGATGcttgtggatgaaagaaaaactaTGACAGAAAAAATAAAGCAAACCGAAGATAAATTTCATGTAGCTACTGCACAGCTTCAAGCTGAACAGAACAAAGTTACAGCTGTTACAGAAAAACTGATTGAAGAAAGTAAAAAGGTGCTGAAATCGGAGAACGACCAGCAAGACAAGATTTACAGTGTGACAAAAGAGAAAGATGATTTAAAAAGCAAACTAAATGCAGAACAATCAAGGGCAAATGATCTACTTTCAAATTTTAACATGCTAAAGAAAAGAGTGCAAGCTCTGGAAGCAATTGAAAAGGagttccttaaaagcaaactcaaacAAGAAAACACCAAATCCTCTGCAGCAGTCaatttagaaaataataaaattaaagaaCTTTCACAGGAAGTTGAAAGACTTAAGCACACTCTGAAAACCATGAAGGCTGTGGAGGATGATCTTATGAAAACTGAAGATGAATTTGAATCATTAGAGCAACGATATCTCAATGAACAGCATAAAGCCAAATGCCTTTCTGAAGAACTAGAAGAAGTCAAAAGGGAACTTGTGAAATATAAACGTGCTGAAAATTCAGATTGTAATCAAGATCAGCTGCTTTTCAAAAagctgaaggaggaggaggcaaagTCTGGTCATCTTTCAAGGGAAATAGATGCACTAAAGGAAAAAATTCACGAATATATGTCAACAGAAGAAAAAATATGCCGGCTAGAGGGAGATCATTCAAATCTGCAGAAGAAACTTACTCAGCAAGAAAACAGAAACCGAGAACTAGCGAGAGAAATGGAAAGTCTCTCAAAAGAACTAGAGAGGTACAGGCGTTTCAGCAAAAGTCTAAGACCTAGCCTTAATGGAAGAGGAATTTCTGATCTTCAAGTCTTCTCCAAAGAAGTCCAGACTGATCCTGCAGACAACAAACCACCAGATTATAAGACCCTGGTTCCATTAGAGAAAGCAGTCATTAACGGGCAGTTGTACGAAGAAAGTGATACTGAAGATGAAGACACAACTGATGAAGAACAACCTTTGCCATACAAATGCAATTCATCCATGACAAACCCTGCAAACAGAAAGTTATGGATGCCATGGATGAAATCCAGAGAAAGTCAGTCGCAAAatgaaaaatttaataaaaaacaaaacggAAATTATGTACAACCAGGAGATCTAGTTCTAAGTCACACCCCAGGACAACCTCTTCATATAAAAGTTACTCCAGACCATGGACAAAATACTGCCACTCTTGAAATCACAAGCCCCACTGCAGAGAATACACATTCTTATACTAGTACTGCAGTAataccaaactgtggaactccaaaGCAAAGAATAACAATTTTTCAAAATGGTTCTTTAACACCTATAAAACCAAAAGTTGTGGATGGGTACAAAAACCAAGAACAAGTAAGGCCTCCACTAAGTAGGAGTTGTTCAACAAGAACTAGAACACCCGACTCATGTGGATCAATAACTCCAGAAAGGACAATGTCTCCTTTTCAGGTCTTGGCAGTCACAGGTTCCCCAGAGCAAGTGTTTTCTCCTGAGCCAATGGAGACTGGTGGGAGCCATACAGTCTTTAGAGTATCCCCTGagagacagacagggtggcagtTTCAACGCTCTAACAGCTACGGGTCCACACCTAGTGTAATAACTACTGAGGATAATAAAATCCACATTCATTTAGGAAGGCCCATCAGTCCTTGTTCTCCAGTGCCTGACAATAAAACTGCCACACTGTCCAATGGAATGCCAAGTAGATCCCCAAATAAAATCACAAGCAGTATCACTATTACACCAACAGCCACACCTCTCCCACGACAATCACAAATAACAGTAAGTAATATTTATAAATAA